The following are encoded together in the Desulfococcus multivorans genome:
- the waaC gene encoding lipopolysaccharide heptosyltransferase I, with translation MKILIVKLSAIGDVIHTLPAVNALRAHYPGAHIAWVAEEAAAPLVKGHPALDRVIVSGRKRWAEALRSGYRRQETLREIGRFLRDLRDTRYDLVIDFQQLLKSGAVTALARGGVKVGFGPGMQHMEMSYLFLNRRIPSVSMEHHALSRNLMLLRALGVPASRIVYRLPMDAVDHEAAAALLKQAGIAGDRPLVAVNPVAQWKTKLWPNHRFAALADRLIHDHGVDIVFTGGPDDRPTVADILSRMRRKAGDLTGQTTLRTLAALYRRARMVISTDTGPMHLSAAVETPVVAIFGPTAPWRTGPFGPGHAVVRLGPSCSPCFKRSCPRGDHLCMTGLDVDAVLKAVTRPGMKPIRRL, from the coding sequence GTGAAGATTCTGATCGTCAAACTCAGCGCCATCGGCGACGTCATCCACACCCTGCCGGCCGTAAACGCTCTCCGCGCGCACTATCCCGGCGCGCACATCGCCTGGGTGGCGGAGGAGGCCGCCGCTCCACTCGTCAAGGGACACCCGGCCCTCGATCGGGTGATCGTCTCCGGTCGGAAACGGTGGGCGGAAGCGCTGCGATCGGGATATCGACGACAAGAGACGCTTCGTGAGATCGGCCGCTTCCTGCGCGATCTCAGAGATACCCGATACGATCTGGTCATCGACTTTCAGCAGCTCCTCAAAAGCGGGGCCGTGACGGCACTGGCCCGAGGCGGCGTCAAGGTCGGCTTCGGTCCGGGCATGCAGCACATGGAGATGAGCTACCTCTTTCTCAATCGACGTATCCCAAGCGTCTCCATGGAGCACCACGCCCTCTCGCGGAATCTGATGCTCCTCCGGGCGCTGGGTGTTCCCGCTTCCCGGATCGTCTATCGGCTCCCTATGGATGCAGTGGATCACGAGGCGGCGGCGGCTTTGCTGAAGCAGGCGGGCATCGCCGGGGATCGGCCCCTGGTGGCGGTCAATCCCGTGGCCCAGTGGAAGACCAAGCTGTGGCCCAACCACCGGTTCGCGGCTCTGGCCGACCGCCTCATTCACGACCACGGCGTCGACATCGTTTTCACCGGGGGTCCCGACGACCGGCCGACAGTAGCGGATATCCTGTCCCGAATGCGCCGGAAGGCAGGCGACCTGACGGGACAGACCACTTTGCGGACCCTGGCCGCCCTTTACCGGCGGGCCCGAATGGTGATTTCAACGGATACGGGCCCCATGCATTTGTCGGCGGCGGTGGAAACCCCCGTTGTCGCCATCTTCGGCCCCACAGCCCCGTGGCGGACCGGCCCCTTCGGTCCAGGGCATGCGGTGGTTCGGCTGGGGCCTTCCTGCAGCCCGTGCTTCAAACGCTCCTGCCCCCGGGGGGATCACCTCTGCATGACCGGCCTGGACGTGGATGCCGTCCTGAAGGCCGTGACCCGACCCGGGATGAAACCTATTCGTCGATTGTGA
- a CDS encoding NAD(P)H-dependent glycerol-3-phosphate dehydrogenase, translating into MRIKDVHEAKIGVIGGGSWGTALANLLGTKGYPVDFWVFESEVKDAIIRERENTLFLPGIPLSENLFPSNDLSAVASDKDLILIVVPSHVMREVSLKIADIVSEKSVVVSASKGIENLTHLTMSGILRETLNRIPESHLAALSGPSFAREVAMGLPTVVTVAAKDKAVAAFVQQVFATPVFRVYTNEDLIGVELGGSVKNVIAIAAGILDGLELGLNTRAALITRGLTEMRRLGVKMGANPRTFTGTAGIGDLVLTCTGDLSRNHTVGKKIGQGMKLTEILAEMRMVAEGVKTAKSVYNLSRKLGVEMPICHEIYHILYENVPPKEALHRLMTRDLRDELDES; encoded by the coding sequence ATGAGGATTAAAGACGTTCATGAAGCAAAAATCGGCGTGATCGGCGGCGGCTCCTGGGGAACCGCCCTGGCCAACCTTCTGGGAACCAAGGGATATCCCGTCGATTTCTGGGTGTTCGAGTCGGAGGTGAAAGACGCCATTATCCGGGAGCGGGAAAACACGCTCTTTCTGCCCGGCATCCCGCTGTCGGAGAATCTCTTCCCCTCCAATGATCTATCGGCTGTCGCATCCGATAAGGACCTCATCCTGATCGTGGTCCCATCCCACGTGATGCGGGAAGTATCCCTCAAGATCGCCGACATCGTCTCCGAGAAAAGCGTCGTGGTATCGGCATCCAAAGGCATCGAAAATCTGACGCACCTGACCATGTCTGGCATCCTCAGGGAAACATTGAACCGTATTCCCGAATCCCATCTCGCCGCTCTCTCCGGACCCAGTTTCGCACGGGAGGTGGCTATGGGCCTCCCTACGGTGGTGACAGTGGCAGCCAAGGACAAGGCCGTGGCCGCCTTTGTCCAGCAGGTCTTCGCAACCCCCGTTTTCCGGGTCTACACCAATGAAGACCTCATCGGCGTAGAGTTGGGCGGATCCGTCAAGAACGTCATCGCCATCGCCGCGGGCATTCTCGACGGGCTGGAGCTGGGCCTCAACACGCGAGCGGCCCTCATCACCCGGGGGCTCACGGAGATGCGCCGCCTGGGCGTCAAGATGGGCGCCAACCCGAGAACTTTCACCGGAACGGCGGGCATCGGCGACCTGGTGCTGACCTGCACCGGAGATCTGAGCCGAAACCACACGGTGGGAAAAAAAATCGGGCAGGGTATGAAACTGACGGAAATCCTCGCTGAAATGCGGATGGTGGCCGAAGGGGTCAAGACCGCGAAATCGGTCTACAACCTTTCACGAAAGCTGGGGGTGGAGATGCCGATATGCCATGAAATCTACCACATCCTATACGAAAACGTGCCGCCGAAGGAGGCCCTCCATCGCCTCATGACCCGGGACCTCAGAGATGAGCTGGATGAATCCTGA
- a CDS encoding NRDE family protein, whose amino-acid sequence MCLILFSYADHPDYRLILGANRDEFHERPTAPLGYWESGAAGPVSASVLAGRDLRGGGTWMGVTRAGRFAALTNFRDPSANRNGAPSRGVLVKDFLTGHEPPLPYLTRIMRNGASYNGFNLLVGDRRDLFCYSSRRGEIQVVTPGIHGLSNRFLDSPWPKVDRGKAAMAQVCSNGRITSEAVLRILEDRRRPSDDLLPETGVGLEWERILSSMFIVSPTYGTRSSSALLVGNGGEIRFVERTFIPDGDESRAVMTRRFRFTIDE is encoded by the coding sequence ATGTGTTTGATTCTTTTTTCATATGCGGACCACCCGGACTACCGTCTGATCCTGGGTGCCAATCGGGATGAGTTCCATGAGCGCCCCACGGCACCCCTGGGATATTGGGAGAGTGGTGCCGCAGGTCCCGTCTCCGCCTCGGTGCTGGCCGGCCGGGATCTGCGGGGGGGCGGAACGTGGATGGGGGTGACCCGTGCCGGTCGGTTCGCGGCCCTTACCAATTTCAGGGATCCTTCGGCCAATCGTAACGGGGCGCCGTCCCGGGGCGTCCTTGTGAAGGACTTTCTGACGGGTCATGAACCCCCTCTGCCCTACCTCACGCGCATCATGCGGAATGGGGCGTCCTACAACGGATTCAACCTTCTGGTCGGGGATCGGCGGGATCTCTTCTGCTATTCAAGCCGGCGGGGCGAGATCCAGGTCGTGACGCCGGGCATCCACGGCCTCAGCAATCGGTTTCTGGATTCACCCTGGCCCAAGGTCGATCGGGGGAAGGCCGCAATGGCGCAGGTCTGTTCCAACGGGCGGATCACGTCGGAAGCGGTTTTGAGGATCCTCGAAGACCGGCGCCGTCCTTCCGACGACCTTCTGCCGGAGACGGGTGTCGGGCTTGAATGGGAGCGGATCCTTTCTTCCATGTTTATCGTCTCCCCCACATACGGCACCCGATCCTCGTCTGCGTTGCTCGTCGGCAACGGCGGCGAGATCCGTTTTGTGGAGCGGACCTTCATTCCCGACGGCGATGAATCCCGGGCAGTGATGACCCGCCGGTTCAGGTTCACAATCGACGAATAG
- the lpxK gene encoding tetraacyldisaccharide 4'-kinase — protein MSTLRRAILAAIENDGPMASGLPALGLSAVARLYETAMVRRALWYAADRRRSRRLPCRVVSIGNITVGGTGKTPMTLRLAGEFADAGIPTVIVSRGYRGKAEAEGGVVSDGETLFMDAATAGDEPFMMAETLTAAQRRVPVIVGRDRYAAGMTAVRRFGAKILLLDDAFQHLRLARDLDLLLLDARAPFGNGRVLPRGPLREPLSALKRADAVILTRCDPGVSPAAREIERGVLGCPLFRTVHRPFVRKIVRYSAPVPDEPGPVRPEAIDRRPAVFAFSGIARNETFIFTAQSLGFQVTGQAGFPDHYAYTPSDLTDLSAAAVSSGAGGIVTTEKDYARMDRGFTWPLDLFVIGIEMDFGAENPAFRRFVRSRLGIPESPPVNPSAPA, from the coding sequence ATGAGCACGCTTCGTCGAGCGATTCTGGCCGCCATTGAAAACGACGGCCCCATGGCGTCGGGGCTCCCGGCCCTCGGACTGTCGGCGGTCGCCCGTCTCTATGAAACGGCGATGGTCCGGCGGGCCCTCTGGTATGCCGCCGACCGAAGGCGATCGCGGCGGCTGCCTTGCCGGGTGGTCTCCATAGGCAACATCACCGTGGGCGGAACCGGGAAAACGCCCATGACCCTCCGGCTGGCCGGGGAGTTTGCGGATGCCGGCATCCCCACGGTGATTGTGAGCCGCGGCTACCGGGGGAAAGCGGAAGCCGAAGGCGGCGTTGTCAGCGACGGGGAAACCCTTTTCATGGATGCCGCGACGGCCGGGGACGAACCCTTCATGATGGCCGAAACCCTCACGGCGGCCCAACGACGCGTGCCGGTGATCGTGGGCCGAGATCGGTACGCAGCCGGCATGACAGCCGTCCGTCGATTCGGCGCGAAGATCCTTCTTCTGGACGACGCCTTCCAGCACCTCAGGCTTGCCCGGGACCTTGACCTCCTGCTTCTGGACGCCCGGGCGCCTTTTGGCAACGGCCGTGTACTGCCCCGGGGACCGCTCCGGGAGCCTCTTTCCGCCCTGAAGCGGGCCGATGCCGTGATCCTGACACGCTGCGATCCGGGGGTCTCTCCGGCCGCCCGGGAGATTGAAAGAGGGGTCCTCGGATGCCCCCTCTTTCGGACCGTTCATCGGCCGTTCGTCCGCAAGATCGTGCGGTATTCAGCTCCGGTTCCGGACGAGCCCGGTCCGGTCCGTCCCGAAGCGATCGACCGGCGACCTGCCGTCTTCGCCTTTTCCGGCATCGCCCGAAACGAAACCTTTATTTTCACCGCGCAGTCCCTGGGATTTCAGGTGACGGGCCAGGCGGGTTTTCCAGACCATTATGCTTACACCCCCTCGGACCTGACGGATCTGTCGGCCGCAGCGGTCTCGTCCGGAGCCGGAGGCATCGTCACCACGGAGAAGGACTACGCCCGGATGGACCGAGGGTTTACATGGCCCCTCGATCTTTTCGTCATCGGCATAGAGATGGATTTCGGGGCTGAGAACCCGGCCTTCCGCCGGTTTGTCCGCAGCCGCTTAGGCATCCCGGAATCCCCGCCCGTCAACCCCTCAGCACCGGCTTGA
- a CDS encoding thiolase family protein, translating into MNEVVIVSGSRTAVGSFGGSLKTVSVVDMGALVMKDVLKKANLKPVLSDDMRAGVPEKLKDQGPVDLEKQAADWDDGATPIVIDEVIMGNVLQAGQGQNPARQAMIRAGICKETPAMSLNKVCGSGLKAIAVGASAIMSGQAEVVLAGGQENMSMAPMALPKARWGYRMELTGAGEVTDLVVFDGLYEIFYGYHMGMTAENIVKLYGISREEQDELGVLSHNRARKAITDGLFKEEIVPVVIKSRKGDVVFDTDERPMDTSLEKMARLKPAFKKDGSVTAGNASGINDAAAAVLMMTPEKAKALGLQPIVRIKAFAGGGVDPAYMGLGPVPAIRKVLKTTGMTLNDIQMIELNEAFAAQAIGCMRELDIPVEKPNQLGSGISIGHPIGCTGARQMVTCIHHMRRENLETGLISMCIGGGMGMAMIVERV; encoded by the coding sequence ATGAACGAAGTCGTTATCGTCAGCGGCTCGCGGACCGCTGTAGGCAGTTTCGGAGGATCGCTCAAAACCGTTTCGGTGGTGGATATGGGAGCACTGGTCATGAAAGACGTCCTGAAAAAGGCGAATCTCAAGCCCGTGCTGAGCGACGACATGAGAGCGGGCGTTCCGGAGAAACTGAAGGACCAGGGGCCCGTTGACCTTGAAAAACAGGCTGCGGACTGGGACGACGGCGCCACGCCGATAGTCATCGACGAGGTCATCATGGGAAACGTCCTGCAAGCCGGCCAGGGTCAGAATCCCGCCCGTCAGGCCATGATCCGGGCCGGCATCTGCAAGGAGACGCCGGCCATGAGTTTGAACAAGGTCTGCGGTTCCGGGCTCAAGGCCATCGCCGTCGGTGCATCGGCCATCATGTCCGGTCAGGCGGAAGTCGTGCTGGCCGGCGGTCAGGAAAACATGAGCATGGCTCCCATGGCTCTGCCCAAAGCCCGGTGGGGCTATCGTATGGAACTGACCGGCGCGGGAGAGGTCACGGACCTGGTGGTTTTCGACGGACTCTATGAAATCTTTTACGGATATCACATGGGCATGACCGCCGAAAACATCGTCAAACTTTACGGCATCAGCCGTGAGGAGCAGGACGAACTCGGCGTACTGAGCCATAATCGGGCCCGCAAGGCCATCACCGACGGCCTTTTCAAGGAAGAGATCGTGCCCGTGGTCATCAAGAGCCGCAAGGGCGACGTGGTTTTCGACACGGACGAACGCCCCATGGACACCTCCCTCGAGAAGATGGCCAGACTGAAGCCGGCCTTCAAGAAAGACGGCTCCGTCACCGCCGGAAACGCCTCCGGGATCAACGACGCCGCCGCCGCGGTGCTCATGATGACCCCCGAAAAGGCCAAAGCCCTCGGACTTCAGCCCATCGTCAGGATCAAGGCCTTCGCCGGCGGCGGCGTGGATCCGGCATACATGGGCCTGGGGCCGGTGCCGGCGATTCGAAAGGTGCTGAAAACCACCGGCATGACCCTGAACGACATCCAGATGATCGAGTTGAACGAGGCGTTTGCGGCTCAGGCCATCGGATGCATGCGGGAACTCGACATCCCCGTCGAAAAACCCAACCAGTTGGGCAGCGGCATCTCCATCGGCCATCCCATCGGCTGCACCGGCGCCCGTCAGATGGTGACCTGCATCCATCACATGCGCCGGGAAAACCTGGAAACCGGCCTGATCTCCATGTGCATCGGGGGCGGCATGGGAATGGCCATGATCGTCGAGCGCGTATAG
- the waaF gene encoding lipopolysaccharide heptosyltransferase II, whose amino-acid sequence MNTIAPEDIRRILIRAANWVGDAVMSTPMIRAVRHNFPQAEIHVLAKPWVAPVFENSPDVDQIISYDARGRHEGFPGILRLCGELRSVGFDLAVLVQNAFEAALIARLAGIPRRLGYATDGRTLLLTHAVPMTRRLKRRHQIDYYLGVLEGAGLRTFGRETSLWVSPAERVRAARILKKAGAIRTDGIIGLNPGAAFGGAKRWPGERFVELGRRIAAHYPALPIAVFGGPGETALGDGIQRDIGGSCINLAGRTTLREAVALIERCRVFITNDSGLMHVADALDIPLVAIFGPTDPTTTSPSGPCSRMVRVPIPCSPCMMPECPIADGLERHGCMQAVTVERVLSEAVPFLGIDEEGGRG is encoded by the coding sequence ATGAATACCATCGCACCCGAAGACATCCGCCGCATTCTGATCCGCGCCGCCAACTGGGTGGGGGACGCCGTAATGAGCACACCCATGATCCGGGCGGTGAGACACAACTTTCCCCAGGCGGAGATCCATGTTCTGGCCAAACCGTGGGTGGCGCCCGTTTTTGAGAACAGCCCCGACGTCGACCAGATCATCTCTTACGACGCCCGGGGACGGCATGAAGGTTTCCCGGGCATTCTTCGACTCTGCGGAGAGCTTCGATCCGTCGGTTTCGATCTGGCGGTTCTGGTCCAGAACGCCTTCGAAGCGGCCCTCATCGCAAGGCTCGCGGGAATACCCCGGAGGCTCGGTTATGCCACCGACGGACGGACGCTGCTGCTCACCCATGCCGTGCCCATGACACGCCGCCTCAAGCGAAGGCATCAGATCGACTATTACCTGGGCGTGCTGGAAGGCGCCGGCCTCCGCACCTTCGGGAGGGAGACAAGCCTCTGGGTGTCGCCCGCCGAACGGGTCCGAGCCGCACGAATCCTGAAAAAAGCCGGCGCAATCCGTACGGACGGCATCATTGGCCTCAATCCCGGCGCGGCTTTCGGCGGCGCCAAGCGGTGGCCGGGGGAACGGTTTGTCGAACTGGGCCGGCGCATCGCGGCGCATTACCCCGCTCTGCCCATCGCCGTTTTCGGCGGACCGGGAGAGACGGCCCTGGGTGACGGGATCCAGCGGGACATCGGCGGGAGCTGCATCAATCTGGCCGGTCGGACCACCCTGCGCGAGGCCGTCGCCCTGATTGAACGGTGCCGTGTTTTCATCACCAACGATTCCGGTTTGATGCACGTTGCCGATGCCCTGGATATTCCGCTGGTGGCGATTTTCGGCCCCACCGACCCGACCACGACGTCTCCGTCGGGCCCCTGCAGCCGCATGGTCCGGGTGCCGATACCGTGCAGCCCCTGCATGATGCCCGAATGCCCCATCGCGGACGGGTTGGAGCGGCATGGATGCATGCAGGCGGTGACGGTGGAACGGGTTTTGAGCGAGGCCGTGCCGTTTCTCGGCATTGACGAGGAAGGCGGTCGCGGGTGA
- the radC gene encoding RadC family protein: MAERKTHKGDGHRRRLRERFLNSGLSGFHDYEVIELLLTLATPRRDCKEIAKAALKRFKTLQGVLEASPGELCEIDGLGPVNIFGIRLIKEVADRFLKERMLGKDPIRNAREVFDYLYYNMKDKHRERFKVIYLDVRNQILAAETLFEGTLTSGAVYPREVVQQALTHRAAALIFAHNHPSGDPKPSPEDVAITRQLLFACKVVGITVHEHLVIGDNRYFSFADEGYIADMNREFERYGA; the protein is encoded by the coding sequence ATGGCTGAACGGAAGACGCACAAGGGCGACGGCCACAGAAGGCGTCTGCGGGAACGCTTTCTCAATTCGGGGCTTTCAGGGTTTCACGATTACGAGGTCATCGAACTGCTCCTGACCCTGGCCACCCCGCGACGGGATTGCAAGGAGATCGCCAAGGCCGCCCTGAAACGATTCAAGACCCTCCAGGGGGTCCTGGAAGCATCCCCCGGTGAACTCTGCGAAATCGACGGCCTCGGCCCCGTCAACATCTTCGGCATCCGCCTCATCAAGGAGGTGGCCGATCGTTTCCTCAAGGAAAGGATGCTTGGGAAAGACCCGATCCGAAACGCCCGGGAGGTGTTCGACTATCTTTACTACAACATGAAAGACAAGCACCGCGAACGGTTCAAGGTCATCTATCTGGACGTCCGAAACCAGATCCTGGCTGCGGAGACTCTTTTCGAGGGCACTCTTACCTCGGGCGCCGTCTACCCCCGCGAGGTCGTGCAACAGGCCTTGACGCACCGCGCCGCGGCGCTGATTTTCGCCCACAACCATCCTTCCGGGGACCCCAAGCCGTCCCCCGAGGACGTGGCCATTACCCGGCAGCTCCTGTTCGCCTGCAAGGTGGTGGGCATCACGGTTCACGAGCACCTCGTCATCGGCGACAACCGCTACTTCAGCTTCGCCGACGAGGGCTACATCGCGGACATGAATCGGGAATTCGAGCGATATGGCGCCTGA
- the gyrA gene encoding DNA gyrase subunit A translates to MELTGETTENMPEISIEAEMKQSYLDYAMSVIIGRALPDVRDGLKPVHRRVLFAMNDLNNDWNKPYKKSARIVGDVIGKYHPHGDTAVYDTIVRMTQDFSLRYPLVDGQGNFGSIDGDSAAAMRYTEIRMAKIAHEMLTDLEKDTVDYAPNYDESLTEPSVLPTRIPCLLINGSSGIAVGMATNIPPHNLTEVTSALTALIDAPDITCDELMRHIPGPDFPTAGFIYGTQGIREAYRTGRGIIRMRARVTVEEERQSGHQTIVVSEIPYQVNKARLIEKIAELIKLKQIEGIRYVRDESDRDGMRIAIGLKRDQVPEIIINQLYKHTQMESSFGIIFLAVAGNRPRLFTLKELLEQFILHRKEVIVRRTRYDLRKAEERAHILEGLKIALENLDDVVALIRASNTAREAKDRLMESFGLSALQAQAILDMRLQRLTGLEQEKILEEYAQILKDINWFKEILASERIVLDIIKNELAEVQENFGDARRTEIIEAVRELTMEDMIAEEDMVVTISKAGYIKRNPITLYQSQRRGGKGKTAMGTREEDFVEHLFVASTHHTFLFFTNQGKVYWCKVYEIPQAGRASKGRAIVNLLNFEAGEKLTTVLAVPEFQPGSYIMMATRQAVIKKTDIMAFSRPRAGGIIALALAPGDELIGTRITDGTNNVFLGSASGKSIRFHESEIRPTGRTARGVRGMTLAADDILVGMEVLSHGQTLFTATENGYGKRTLIDEYPIQRRGGKGVITIKTSKRNGQVIAILLVAEEDELMLMTDSGKLIRMPVSGISVISRNTQGVKLMDLDIEERVIGAARLAEQEDAETPSSDDAEEEGEIDSDED, encoded by the coding sequence ATGGAACTCACTGGGGAAACCACTGAAAATATGCCCGAAATCAGCATCGAAGCCGAAATGAAGCAGTCCTATCTGGACTATGCCATGAGCGTCATCATCGGTCGAGCGTTGCCGGACGTTCGGGACGGCCTCAAGCCGGTTCACCGTCGCGTGTTGTTCGCCATGAACGATCTGAACAACGACTGGAACAAACCCTACAAAAAGTCCGCCCGCATCGTCGGCGACGTCATCGGTAAATACCACCCTCACGGCGATACGGCTGTTTACGACACCATCGTGCGTATGACCCAGGATTTCTCTCTCCGTTACCCTCTCGTTGACGGTCAGGGCAATTTCGGCTCCATTGACGGCGACAGCGCCGCCGCCATGCGATACACGGAGATCCGCATGGCCAAAATCGCCCATGAGATGCTGACGGACCTGGAAAAGGATACGGTCGACTACGCACCCAACTACGACGAATCGCTCACCGAACCGTCGGTGCTGCCGACCCGCATCCCGTGTCTCCTCATCAACGGCTCCTCGGGAATCGCCGTGGGCATGGCCACCAACATACCGCCCCACAACCTCACGGAGGTCACAAGCGCCCTCACGGCACTCATCGACGCCCCCGACATCACCTGCGACGAACTGATGCGGCATATTCCCGGGCCCGATTTTCCGACGGCCGGATTCATATACGGGACCCAGGGCATCCGGGAGGCCTACCGTACAGGCAGGGGCATCATCCGCATGCGGGCGAGGGTGACGGTGGAGGAGGAACGGCAGAGCGGCCATCAGACCATCGTGGTCTCCGAGATCCCTTACCAGGTCAACAAGGCCCGGCTGATCGAAAAAATCGCCGAACTGATAAAGCTCAAACAGATCGAGGGAATCCGGTACGTCCGTGACGAATCGGACCGCGATGGTATGCGTATCGCCATAGGGCTCAAGCGGGATCAGGTCCCCGAAATCATCATCAACCAGCTTTACAAGCACACCCAGATGGAATCGAGCTTCGGCATCATCTTTCTGGCGGTTGCGGGCAACCGGCCCCGCCTCTTCACCCTGAAAGAGCTGCTGGAGCAGTTCATCCTCCACCGCAAGGAGGTCATTGTCCGGCGGACCCGTTACGACCTCCGGAAAGCGGAGGAACGGGCCCATATCCTGGAAGGCCTCAAGATCGCCCTCGAGAACCTGGACGACGTGGTGGCCCTGATCCGCGCATCGAACACGGCCAGGGAAGCCAAGGATCGCCTCATGGAGAGCTTCGGTCTCAGCGCTCTCCAGGCACAGGCCATCCTCGATATGCGGCTCCAGCGGCTGACCGGACTCGAACAGGAGAAGATCCTCGAGGAGTACGCTCAAATTCTCAAGGACATCAACTGGTTCAAGGAAATCCTCGCCAGCGAGCGTATCGTCCTCGACATCATCAAAAACGAGCTCGCCGAGGTTCAGGAAAACTTCGGCGACGCCCGCCGCACGGAGATCATCGAGGCCGTCCGGGAGCTGACAATGGAGGATATGATCGCCGAAGAAGACATGGTGGTGACCATCTCCAAGGCCGGATATATCAAACGGAACCCCATCACCCTCTATCAAAGCCAGCGCCGGGGGGGCAAGGGCAAGACCGCCATGGGGACGCGGGAGGAAGACTTCGTCGAGCATCTTTTCGTCGCCTCCACCCACCACACTTTCCTCTTCTTCACCAACCAGGGAAAGGTCTACTGGTGCAAGGTCTATGAAATCCCCCAGGCCGGCCGCGCCAGCAAGGGAAGGGCTATCGTGAACCTTCTCAATTTCGAGGCCGGTGAAAAGCTGACCACCGTGCTCGCCGTACCTGAATTCCAGCCGGGATCCTACATCATGATGGCGACCCGCCAGGCCGTCATCAAGAAGACCGATATCATGGCCTTCAGTCGGCCCAGAGCCGGCGGCATCATCGCGCTGGCCCTTGCGCCCGGAGACGAACTGATCGGAACCCGAATCACCGACGGCACCAACAACGTCTTTCTGGGGTCTGCATCCGGAAAGTCGATCCGCTTCCATGAATCGGAAATCCGCCCCACGGGCCGCACGGCCAGGGGTGTCCGGGGCATGACCCTCGCCGCCGACGATATCCTCGTCGGCATGGAGGTGCTGAGTCACGGCCAGACGCTCTTCACCGCAACGGAGAACGGCTACGGCAAACGGACCCTCATCGACGAATATCCGATCCAGCGAAGGGGTGGAAAGGGGGTTATCACCATCAAGACCAGCAAACGGAACGGACAGGTCATCGCCATTCTTCTGGTGGCGGAAGAGGACGAACTCATGCTCATGACCGACAGCGGCAAGCTGATTCGCATGCCCGTCTCCGGCATCTCCGTCATCAGCCGAAACACCCAGGGTGTAAAACTGATGGATCTGGACATCGAAGAGCGGGTTATCGGGGCAGCCCGGCTCGCCGAACAAGAAGACGCCGAGACACCGTCTTCGGACGATGCGGAAGAAGAGGGGGAAATCGACAGCGATGAGGATTAA